A region of the Fischerella sp. PCC 9605 genome:
ATGGTATTTCAGAAGTTTTAGTCCTAGAACCGCGTACATTTGAAGAAATGCCGCAAGCTATTCAAGCATTGCGAGAGCGGAAATCAATTGTATTAAATTTGACAATTATGGATCCAGATCAAGCGCAGCGAGCGGTTGATTTTGTTGCGGGTGGCACTTATGCTCTTGATGGACATCAAGAGCGCATTGGCGAAAGCATCTTTTTGTTTACACCCAGCTGTGTGCAAGTTAGCACTCAAGGCGGAGTTCTTCACGAAGTACCTCAACCACCAGTGCGTACCCCACGCCCTGCAACAACTCCAAATCCGACTTGGGGAAATGAACCTAATCGCATGGTGCAATGAACTAGAATTAGTCATGAGTCATGAGTCATTAGTTCAAAATCTAATGACCAATGACCCTTACGGGTTCACCAGTCGCTCATGGGGGAGACCCCCAAGACCGCGCTGGCTCACCAATGACCAATGACCATTGACCAATGACAATCAAATTTAGTTTAATTGGTGGCGGGGTAATGGGAGAAGCTTTATTATCCCGCCTTATTGCTCGTTCAATTTATCAACCATCAGAAGTGATGGTTAGTGAACCGCAGTCTGCACGTCAGGATTTTCTAGCGCATCAGTACAATGTGGCTGTGACAGCTGATAACTGCCTGGTTTTCAAACAAGCAACAGAAGTGGTGTGTTTGGCGGTTAAACCTCAGGTATTCAGTGCGATCGCCCAAGAGTTAGCAGATGTCATCGATAAGGGATACTCGCCGCTGGTAGTTTCTGTGTTGGCAGGTGTACCTCTAACTCATCTCGAAGCAGCTTTTCCCCAATTGCCAGTCATTCGCGCCATGCCCAATACACCCGCAACAGTAGGTGCAGGCATCACCGCCATCACCCCTGGCGCTTATACCCATGCTAATCATCTGGAAATAGCACGGCAGCTGTTTTCTGCGGTAGGGGAAGTAGTAGAAGTTCCCGAATCGCTGATGGATGCAGTCACTGGACTATCGGGTAGTGGCCCTGCTTACGTAGCGTTAATGGTAGAAGCACTTGCTGATGGCGGAGTTGCCGCAGGTTTATCCAGAGCGATCGCTTATCGACTAGCTTTACAAACCGTCTTGGGAACAGCGCAGTTATTGCACGACACCAAAATCCACCCAGCAGAACTCAAAGACCGCGTTACCAGTCCCGGCGGAACAACAATTGCTGGCATTGCCCAATTAGAACGCTCAGCATTTCGCTCAGCCTTAATTGAAGCAGTCAAGGCGGCTACAATTCGCTCCCAGGAATTGGGGAAGTGAGGAATCGAGCATTGGGAATCGGGCATCGGGCATCGGGCATTGGGCATAGTTAACAACCACTAACTACTAACCACTAACCACTAACAACCAACCACTAACCACTAACCACCAACAACCAACAACCAACCACCAACAATTTCTTAAGTAATGGTACAATTTATAATTTAGCTACTACCTATGAAGGTTTGATTTGTTGAGGTGATTCTGGATGAATCGCCATGAGAGATTGAAATAATATAGTAAACAGTCTGGTTGCAATTGTGATTGAGTGAATTATTCTGCCCTGTCTCCAGAAGTTGATCCCAGTTCTATATTTCCTTTTGAACTGGATAAATTCCAGCTAGATGCGATCGCTTCCCTAAATGCTGGAAGGTCTGTCGTTGTGTGTGCGCCCACGGGTTCGGGTAAAACGTTAGTGGGGGAATATGCCATCTATCGTGCTTTGGCGCGAGGAAAGCGAGTGTTTTATACTACCCCCCTAAAGGCGCTTTCCAATCAAAAGCTACGCGACTTTCGCGAACAATTTGGTTTTGATTTCGTTGGATTGTTAACTGGAGATGCCAGCATCAACCGGGATGCGCCGATTGTAGTGATGACTACAGAAATTTTCCGGAACATGCTTTACGGCACACCCATTGGGCAGGTCGGTATCTCCTTAACAGATGTGGAGGCAGTGGTGCTAGATGAGTGCCACTACATGAACGATCGCCAACGGGGGACTGTTTGGGAAGAATCAATTATTTATTGTCCCCGTGAAGTTCAACTAGTAGCATTGTCGGCCACAGTTGCTAACAGCGAACAACTCACAGATTGGCTAAATCAAGTTCATGGCCCTACAGACTTGATTTATTCAGATTTTCGTCCTGTTCCCTTGGAATTCCATTTTGGCAATATCAAGGGAGTATTTCCGCTATTGAATGAGGATAAGACTCAAATCAATCCCCGCCTACTCAAAAAGGGGAGAAGGAAAGAGTATGAAAAAGGCAAGGGCAATCGCAAACCAGAAGCCCCTAGCATAAATTTTATCCTCAGCTATCTCCAACAACGGGATATGCTACCGGCAATTTACTTTATTTTTAGCCGCCGGGGATGCGATAAAGCTGTGGCAGAAGTGGGCGATCTGTGGCTAGTCAATGAGCAAGAGGCACAGCAATTACGGCTGCAAATTGACGAATTTTTAACCCGCAACCCAGAAGCAGGACGTTCTGGACATATTGCCCCCCTGTACCGGGGTATAGCCGCACATCATGCGGGGATTTTGCCCGCTTGGAAAGTTTTGGTAGAAGAACTATTTCAGCAGGGGCTGATTAAGGTAGTATTCGCAACTGAGACACTGGCAGCAGGAATTAATATGCCTGCTCGGACAACAGTCATTTCCAGTATTTCCAAGCGCACCGACACCGGACACCGCATGTTGACAGCTTCTGAGTTCCTACAAATGGCGGGTAGGGCTGGTCGTCGTGGTATGGATGAAGTGGGTCATGTGGTGACACTGCAAACTCCTTTTGAGGGAGCAGAACATGCAGCAGCTTTGGCAATCAAAAAACCAGACCCCTTGGTCAGCCATTTTACGCCTAGTTATGGCATGGTGTTAAACTTGTTGCAGATTCACACCTTAGAAGAAGCTAGAGAATTAGTGGAACGTAGCTTTGGGCAGTATTTGGCGAATTTGCACTTACGGCCAAGACAGCAGCATATTGCTGAACTACAAGCAGAACTAGCCCAAATTCAGACGCAAATTGCTGCTGTGGAGGAAAGCGAACTTGCTAGCTATGAAAAATTGCGACAACGCCTGAAAGTAGAACAAAAACTGTTAAAGACGCTGCAAGAGCAAGCATTAGAAGCCCGGCAAGAAGAATTAGCAATGATGTTAAACTTTGCCGTGTCGGGAACATTACTAAGCTTGAAGGGCAAAAATATTACAGTATCGTCGCCTATCACTGCGGTGTTAGTAGGAAAAGCTCAAGTTTCCGGGCAGAACCCCTACTTAGTATGTTTGGGGCAAGATAACCGCTGGTATGTGGCCACAACGGCAGATGTAGTAAATTTGTATGCAGAATTACCGCGGATTGATGTGCCTCCTGAGTTGCTACCACCACCAGAAATGCCATTGAAGCCAGGACAGTCATATCCTGGTAACGAGGAAAATTTCGCGATCGCCTCACAAATACCCGAACCAGATGATTCTCTGCATATAGCACCAGAGGTAGCAGAACAACTCCGGCACGTTGCTGCTTTGCAAGAGGAATTTGAGGCTCACCCCCTACGTAAAGCCGGCAATGTCGGTAGTATTTTTAAAGGCAAGGTACGCGCCTTTGAATTAGAAGCAGAAATTCAAGAGTTACAAGCACAGGTAGAGCAACAATCCCAGCGACATTGGGAAGAGTTTCTTAACCTAATTGAAATTTTGCAGTACTTTGAATGTTTAGATAATTTGGTGCCTACCCAATTAGGACAAATAGCGGCAGCAATTCGAGGTGAAAATGAATTATGGCTGGGTTTAGTGCTTGCCAGTGGAGAACTTGACAACCTCGATCCACACCATTTAGCAGCTGCGGCTGCGGCTTTAGTAACAGAAACTCCGCGTCCAGACAGCAAAGTACGCTTTGATGTCAGCAACGAAGTTGCAGAAGCTTTAGCAAAACTACGCGGAATTCGCCGCAAGATGTTCCAGCTGCAACGTCGATATAATGTGGCTTTACCTATCTGGTTGGAATTTGAGTTAATTTCCTTAGTGGAACAATGGGCGCTAGGGATGGATTGGATTGAACTGTGCGATAACACCAGTTTGGATGAAGGTGATGTTGTAAGGATTTTACGCCGAACCTTAGATTTGTTATCGCAAATTCCCCACGTACCGTATTTGTCAGAATCTTTGCGGCGCAATACTTACCGTGCCATACAGTTGATTGATAGATTCCCGGTAAATGAAGTAGTCGAGTAGTTCGATTAAGGGTGATTCTCTGTGCGCTCATGATTTTGAAAATCCCCCTTAATGCCCTGAAAAGGGAAACTAAGGGGGATTTTAGGCTTTGAAAACAAGCCTTTGAATGGGCTGTTTTCTTTTAATTCTTCCCTTGGCTATTGCCAAAAAAAGACAAACGGGAAGATAAACGACTTCTTGAGTGTATGAAAAATAAATGTACCAAATTTTCTCTGGAAATTTAAGAGGTCTAGTCTTTTGATCGCAGTTTTTAATCACCATTCTCTGACATGGTTTAGTATTTTTCCAGACGCACCTCTCTGACATGGTTTAGTATTTTTCCAGACGCACCATAGCGTTATAGTCTGGCACACCTTCAAGCGATCGCTTACTTTTATCTTATTTTTCTGTCAACAGCAAGCTATTGGCGTAACCTTATCAAGTGTTTGCTCTTGATACTCCAAAATTCTCGGTTGAAACTTGGAAATTCTCAGTTGAAACTAAAAAGTTCTCGTTTTGAACTCGGAAGTTCTCACTTGAAACAAGAAACTTCTCACTTGAAACAAGAAACTTCTCACTTGAAACAAGAAACTTCTCACTTGAAACAAGAAACTTCTCACTTGAAACGAGAAACTTCTCACTTGAAACGAGAAACTTCTCGTTTAACTCTTGACTCTTGACCCTTCGCTGCGCTCGAGGGCATGCTTTTGACTCTTGACTATTTGTATACTCATCCTCCCATCCCCCCATCTGTAAAAAAGTATAATTAACACAAAGAATTATTTAAAATAACTCCCTATGTCTATGCGAGATCCGGCTGTATTGAAAAGTGTATCTGTCAGTCTTCCTTTTGGCATTGGTTCCATGTCCTGGGAAGCCGATCCAACAGAACGTAAAGCCGCTTGGTCGCTTTATGTAGAACTTGTTACCCGCATTGCCGTACAGCCATTGGAAGTTGACCAAGGGTTGGTGCGGGAAGCTTTGAATTCCCTCTATAGTTTATTTGGCACAACTCGCGAAATTCTCAAAACTGCTGGGCCTGGTGTAGGGGCTTCCCGTGATTCGGTAGGAGGGATTGCCATTGCCGTGCTGAATCGCGGTTTGCGTCCGTTTCTGTCGAAATGGCATCCTTTATTGCAAGCATGGGAAGCAAAACGCCCCCTGGGTATGAGTCCGAAGGAACATGAGCAGAGTTGGTCAGAGGAACCCAAGTTGCGAAGTGAGTTGGAAGTCCTGCGAGCTGGTTTGGAACAGTACGCGAATGCATTGGCGGTAATTGCAGGTGTGGAGGAGTGAGCAGGAGTAGGCGATGGAACACAATGTTTTCCTTTGCCATAACAGCAAAGAAAAGGCAGAGGTAGCAAGAATTAGAGAGCAACTAAAGCAGAGGGAAATCTTAGCTTGGCTAGATAAGTATGACTTTGAGCCATTTCGACCTTGGCAAGACCAACTCGAAGAAATTATTCCTCAAATCAAAGCTGTAGCTGTATTTATCGGTTCTTCTGGTGTAGGGCCTTGGGCAAATATTGAAATGAGAGAGTTTCTTGTTGAGTTTGCCCACCGTAAGCTTCGCATGGGTTTAGTCATCCTCCCTGGTTGCCCTGATGAACTCATAGAGAAAGTTCCAAGATTCATGAGGAGCTTCCATTGGGTAGATTTTCGCCAGCAAGACCCCGATCCGATGAATCAGTTGATTTGGGGTATTACTGGTCGAAAGCCAGAGCCGCAGAACCCCACCCCTAACCCCTCCCCGCAAGCGGGGAGGGGTTAGGGGTGGGGTTCTTCAACGATATGCAATCAACACCAACCATCTCTAGTCAACCGACTCAGGCAGATGACCTTGCCTCAGAAAAAGGCGTAGACTACACCAAACTACGCGATCTACTAGCAGCACATAACTGGAAAGAAGCTGACGAGGAAACCTATCGGGTGATGATTCAGGCAGTAGGTAAAAAAGATGGCGACTGGTTCACCTCAGAAGAACTCTTAAATTTTCCCTGCACTGACCTCCGCACAATTGACCATCTTTGGGTAGAATACAGCAATGGGCAATTTGGCTTCAGTGTCCAAAAGGAAATTTACCTGAGCGTCGGTGGCAAACCAGACGGCAAGTATTATGAAGAAGCCTGGAAATATACCGGGCGATCGCGTCGGGATGGGAAGAGCAATGAGAGTGTCGAGATCCGCCGCGTGAGTGCGCGTCGGGATGGGAAGAGCAATGAGAGTGTCGAGAACTGGGAGGACGTCCGTCGACGCGTGACGCGCGTGGCGACGCGTCGTCCGTCGACGCGTGGTGCCAGTTCGTGGGGTGGGACCGACCGACGACGACGACCGACCAGACACCTCCCCACCTCCGTCCCAGTAGATCCGACCGACCAGACACCTCCCCACCTCCGTCCCTTGCACCGGGGCGGTCTCTCTCTCGCGCATCGAGACTTGTAAACTGTAACATTTAAGCCTTCTAGAAGTTTGTCAAGATTTATTACAGAGCCACTTCCCACGAAATAATCAACATTTCAGAAATTCGATACCTGGCACTGCGGGGTTAAAGCAATTAGCCTGAATAAATTTTTCTGCTACTTCATGCACTTCCGTACTTTCTGTCACCTTTTGGTTATCCCAAGGTAAACTCATCTGTCCTGGCGACTTCTTGGCTTTGCCTTTATTCTTCATCGATGGCAAAAAGCGACTACCCCAATGGTTTCTTTTTTCTGGCTTTGGCTGTGGGCGGTATTTTTTGCAAAATCCTCGATATTTAGCCGCGCATTCCTCCAACGTTCTCCCCAGTTGCAAAAATGCCGGATGCCATTGGGTAATACCATCATTACTCAGACGGTCATGAGTACCATAGTTGCTAAAGTCGTAGAAAAAGCCCTGCTGTATTCCCGCCGCTTTCGGGTTAGCGTGGATATAT
Encoded here:
- a CDS encoding DEAD/DEAH box helicase, encoding MNYSALSPEVDPSSIFPFELDKFQLDAIASLNAGRSVVVCAPTGSGKTLVGEYAIYRALARGKRVFYTTPLKALSNQKLRDFREQFGFDFVGLLTGDASINRDAPIVVMTTEIFRNMLYGTPIGQVGISLTDVEAVVLDECHYMNDRQRGTVWEESIIYCPREVQLVALSATVANSEQLTDWLNQVHGPTDLIYSDFRPVPLEFHFGNIKGVFPLLNEDKTQINPRLLKKGRRKEYEKGKGNRKPEAPSINFILSYLQQRDMLPAIYFIFSRRGCDKAVAEVGDLWLVNEQEAQQLRLQIDEFLTRNPEAGRSGHIAPLYRGIAAHHAGILPAWKVLVEELFQQGLIKVVFATETLAAGINMPARTTVISSISKRTDTGHRMLTASEFLQMAGRAGRRGMDEVGHVVTLQTPFEGAEHAAALAIKKPDPLVSHFTPSYGMVLNLLQIHTLEEARELVERSFGQYLANLHLRPRQQHIAELQAELAQIQTQIAAVEESELASYEKLRQRLKVEQKLLKTLQEQALEARQEELAMMLNFAVSGTLLSLKGKNITVSSPITAVLVGKAQVSGQNPYLVCLGQDNRWYVATTADVVNLYAELPRIDVPPELLPPPEMPLKPGQSYPGNEENFAIASQIPEPDDSLHIAPEVAEQLRHVAALQEEFEAHPLRKAGNVGSIFKGKVRAFELEAEIQELQAQVEQQSQRHWEEFLNLIEILQYFECLDNLVPTQLGQIAAAIRGENELWLGLVLASGELDNLDPHHLAAAAAALVTETPRPDSKVRFDVSNEVAEALAKLRGIRRKMFQLQRRYNVALPIWLEFELISLVEQWALGMDWIELCDNTSLDEGDVVRILRRTLDLLSQIPHVPYLSESLRRNTYRAIQLIDRFPVNEVVE
- the proC gene encoding pyrroline-5-carboxylate reductase codes for the protein MTIKFSLIGGGVMGEALLSRLIARSIYQPSEVMVSEPQSARQDFLAHQYNVAVTADNCLVFKQATEVVCLAVKPQVFSAIAQELADVIDKGYSPLVVSVLAGVPLTHLEAAFPQLPVIRAMPNTPATVGAGITAITPGAYTHANHLEIARQLFSAVGEVVEVPESLMDAVTGLSGSGPAYVALMVEALADGGVAAGLSRAIAYRLALQTVLGTAQLLHDTKIHPAELKDRVTSPGGTTIAGIAQLERSAFRSALIEAVKAATIRSQELGK
- a CDS encoding GUN4 domain-containing protein — protein: MQSTPTISSQPTQADDLASEKGVDYTKLRDLLAAHNWKEADEETYRVMIQAVGKKDGDWFTSEELLNFPCTDLRTIDHLWVEYSNGQFGFSVQKEIYLSVGGKPDGKYYEEAWKYTGRSRRDGKSNESVEIRRVSARRDGKSNESVENWEDVRRRVTRVATRRPSTRGASSWGGTDRRRRPTRHLPTSVPVDPTDQTPPHLRPLHRGGLSLAHRDL
- a CDS encoding cell division protein SepF, yielding MNNIFSKLRDFVGLNEQVEYEYYEEEPDTESYQNLYQEQNQQPIPPQEPTSANRRWREPVPTMNPDVATASSKTMSNVIGMPGAINGISEVLVLEPRTFEEMPQAIQALRERKSIVLNLTIMDPDQAQRAVDFVAGGTYALDGHQERIGESIFLFTPSCVQVSTQGGVLHEVPQPPVRTPRPATTPNPTWGNEPNRMVQ
- a CDS encoding transposase, whose protein sequence is MSRPKRNFQQGFCYHITTRCNNREFRLTRLECREVFLYAIKKAQQKYGFKLYALCIMSNHVHYLLEPKQPEDVPKIMHWLNWYTAMCFNRMLNRTGHFWEKRYHSTGFANTDKRRALNTLRYIHANPKAAGIQQGFFYDFSNYGTHDRLSNDGITQWHPAFLQLGRTLEECAAKYRGFCKKYRPQPKPEKRNHWGSRFLPSMKNKGKAKKSPGQMSLPWDNQKVTESTEVHEVAEKFIQANCFNPAVPGIEFLKC
- a CDS encoding toll/interleukin-1 receptor domain-containing protein; the encoded protein is MEHNVFLCHNSKEKAEVARIREQLKQREILAWLDKYDFEPFRPWQDQLEEIIPQIKAVAVFIGSSGVGPWANIEMREFLVEFAHRKLRMGLVILPGCPDELIEKVPRFMRSFHWVDFRQQDPDPMNQLIWGITGRKPEPQNPTPNPSPQAGRG